CGCTTCGGAGAACCATCCACCGTGGTCGAACTCACGCCCGAGGGTAATATCGACATACTCCGGGAGGGCGCCATGCCTAAAGAGGAGGTACTGGAGACACTCAGGGGGACGACCTCAGGTGCCTGAGAAAGGCCTCAAACCCCTCCTCACAGGCTTCCGCGAGGCCGTTCTCGACTTGACCGACGGTGAGGGCGTCCTCGTGTATTCCGGATGTGCCGGCACGTGCACACCGTTCGCGGAACTTCTCGCGTTCACGCTGCGGGAGACCGACCTCGAGCAGTACTACTCGATAGATCTCCGCCGCGAGTACCTGCGAATGGAGCTGCGCGACCACGGCTACACCGTCACCGACGAGCGGGAGGAGCTCGAGAGCGCGGACGTCGTCGTCCTCCTCGGCGGCCTCGCTATGCCGATATCCGATGCCACACCTAACGACGCTCGGGAGTTCATCGAGGAGCTCGGGAACCCCCCCGTCGTCGGCGTGTGCTTCATGAACATGTTCGAGCGCGCCGGCTGGACCGACGAGCTCGACTTCCACACGATCATCGACGGATACCTGGAGGTCGCGGTCAAGTGATCGGGAAGGAACCGGTACCCCTTGGGGTAGGCGACTACCTCCTGTACTTCCGCCCCTGGGCCCTCGGCGATGCGGACGCCGTCTCGGACGTATTGTACAGGGAACTGTATCCCCACGAGTGGCTCGAGGGATCCCGCGAGGTAGTCGACGTGGGCGCTCACGTTGGTGCTTTCACGGTCCTCGCGGCCGCTCACGGTGCCAGTGAGATCCTCGCGATCGAACCCCACCCCGACAACGCAGAGCTCCTCCGACGTAACGTAGAGGAGAACGACCTCAACGTCGAAGTCGTCGAGGCCGCCGCTTACGACCGTGAGGACGTCGTCAAGATGTACCTCAGCCCCTCTACCGTCGCCTACTCCGTCGAGCTCGTCCGCTCCCGGGAGACAATCGACGTCGAGACAGTCGTCATCGACGACTTGGGGGTTTCTCCCGATCTGATCAAGATCGACGCCGAAGGGGCCGAAGAACGCGTCCTCCGCGGGTCCGAGCGGACACTCGAGGAACACGCCCCCGTCCTCCTGATCTCCGCCTACCACTATCCGGGGCAGGAGGAGGACGTCCGACGATGGCTCGAGGACAGGAACTACAGGGTCGAGGTGATCGTCCGGGAGACGAGCCCGTACAGGAGCCCCGCCCTACGCGTACCGGTGATAGTGGGCGAGCCCCGCGCCTGATCGTCCTCCACACCCGCGACTGCGACCCGAAAGCCTGCACGGCCCTACGGGCCCATCGTATGGGTCTCGTCGAGCTCGTGAGACGTCCATCGGACGTGCCCACCGGTGCCGTCGTCCTGGATCCTACCGTGGGGAAGGCCCTCTCCCGCGAGGATCGCGACGCCGTCCTAGGGAGCGGACTCGTTGCCGTGGACTGCTCCTGGGAACACGTCCACAGGTACTTCGGACCGCTCAGACGACGCTGCCGGCGCAGGATCCTCCCCTACCTGATCGCGGCCAACCCCGTCAATTACGGTAAACCCTGCAAGCTGAGCACCGTGGAGGCGCTTGCCGCCGCCCTGTACATCCTAGGGTTCAGGCGGGAGGCCGAGAGGTTCATTTCGCGGTTCAAGTGGGGTCCCGCCTTCCTGGAGCTCAACCGTGAGCGGCTCGAAGCGTACCGACAGGCCGAGACGAGCGCCGAGATCGTGCGCGCTCAGGAAGAGTTTCTTCCGGACGGCCCGTGACGATCTCCCGCGAATCGTTACGTAATCAGTGACGATACGGTGCTGGTATCCCGGAGGTTCTCGAGATCTCGCTGCCCGGTGACCACTTGCGAGGACTTCGGTTCATAGCACTACCGTGCGCGAACTCTGATAGCGAACGATAGTTCCAACGAGCCACCGGCCCCCCGGGCCGCCAGTTACGGCCCCGTACCGGATTGCGAGTGATCGCGTCACTACCCTGGTTGATGGCCGACACTTTAACCCGGATACAATCTCCCGGTGCTCGCTCGGGACGAGTTCCCCCAGACCTCGTACGGTACCTCCTAGGACCCGACAAGTCTCAGCCACGTCGTGATTGGAAGTAAGGTACGGCCGCTTACCCGAAGGATCTCACGTCGGTGGATGCCACGCCAGCCGCGCCGTCGAGTGCTCGCTTTCCGGTACATCCTTCGGATGAAGCAAACCCTCCTCCCCATCACCGACGTTGACGGTCACCTGTGATAACTAAGCACAGTCTTCAAACACGTGAATCGGAGGCGTTCACTCGAGCCAGCGGCGTCACTCAATTAGCCTATGAGTGCAAGGTCGTACGGGGGTGTTCGGATGGCGAAGTTCCCGGAGGCGGAGGCTCGGATCTTCAACAAACTGATCTGTATGAAGTGTAACGCGAGGAACCCACCGGACGCCACGAAGTGCAGGAAGTGCGGGTACAAGGGACTACGACCAAAGGCCAGGGAGCCGAGAGGCGGTTAGACCATGGGCGTGTTCGGATACCTGCGGGAGCGCGCCCCCTGTCACCTTACACTACTCGATCCCGTGGACGTTGGTCCGGAGGATGTCCCAGAGGTTCTGGAGCCGCTGGTGGAGGCGGGCACGGATGCGGTGATGGTCGGCGGTTCGACCGCGCACACATCACAGGTAGAGGCGGTGGTGGAGGCGATCCGGAAGGTCGCGGACGTCCCGGTGATACTGTTTCCGAACGGTCCGGAAGGTCTCGCGCCGAACGCGGACGCGGTGCTGTTCATGAGCCTCCTCAACTCGCGGAGCACGTACTACCTGATCGAGGCGCAGGTGAAGGGCGCGCCGTTGGTGGAACGGTTCGGGCTGGAATCGATCCCGACTGGCTACCTGATCGTGGGCGAGTGGGGAACGACCGTCTCAGTGGTCGGTGACGCTCGAGTGATCCCGTTCGACCGGACCGAAATCATCGTCGCGCACGCACTGGCGGCGAAGCACTTGGGCATGAAGGCGGTGTACCTGGAGGCGGGAAGCGGCGCGCCGGAACCAGTGCCCCCCGAAGTGGTACGGAGAGTCTCGGGAACCGGGGTGTTCACGATCGTGGGCGGTGGTATCCGGAATCCCGAGACTGCCTTAGAGATCGTCGAGGCGGGTGCGGATGCTGTCGTCACCGGGACCGCCGTAGAACGTGACCCGGATCTGGCCTCTGAGATCGTCGAGGCGGTTAAACGAGGTGCCTGAACGTCGAGGATCCCGATTCCCATTTTAGCTTTTAGTCTTGCATAAAATATAACATGCATTGAGCCGCGATCATCGCATTGGGGGTCATCCGGACGTCGGTCCGGTCAAATGGCCCGTCCTGGCCTGCGTAGCCTTTCTCGCTGCTGTAACAGTGCACGTTCCACTTCTCAGCCTACCACCAGGTGATGCAGTTCATGTTTACCTTCGGTCTTCAGGTATCGACCCTCTAGTTTATAACACTCCTGAAGGGCTGATTCCTATTTATTACCAGCACTACAACGGTATCGTACCGTACTGTGATTACATATTCGAATACCCACCGATACCGGCCGCCACTTTCACTCTCTCAATGATCGCAGCTCTTATTCTCAAATCCGTACATCCTGTAAACCAGAAAGCTCTTGTCATACTGCTATTACCGTTGCTCGGAGCAATCTACTTATCCTTCCTATATTGGATCATTTTACGGAACAAAAATCTATCGATCCTAACGCTAGTGACAACTTCGATTTACATAATTTTAATAATAGTATTTGGATTACCATTATACAAATTCTATTTTACTTTTGTTCTGTTCTGCGCCATCGCTCACGCTACGTTAATGTATCAATTTTGGAGATTAGTTCGCACTTTAGGCAAAGAAGAGTCTCTCCTTTTAATGTTATCATCACCAACTGTAATAACATATTCAACAGCGAATTGGGACTTACTCTCTGCAGCTTTTATGACCAAAGGCGTCAGAGAGATACTCTCTGGAAGGGTTAAAGGATTACACTGGTTCGCGCTAGCCGTTCCAGTAAAGTTAATACCGATATTCCCAACCGTAGCATTAACAGTTACATTACTTAAAAGGAAAGAGTTGATAACAGAAGGTCCGAAAGTCATCACCTTAGCCATCCTACCATATATGTTAATCCCGATAATTTCATGGAAAGGATTCTTGAGGTTCATTAAGTTTCATTCCAACTGGTACTGTGAATATGGAATTTGGACACTCCTCTTCAAGGACCTTGACCTAATCAAGATATCCTACTTAGCGTCCGTAGCTGTAACTTATTTAGTCATTGTTATTATACTAAAGAAACGCCACTTCGTGTACGATAGTCTAGATTGTTTACTCAAAGTTACGTACATAATGGTCGCAGCACCTTTCGTATTTTCTTACATTTTTACACCTCAAATGTTAATAAATATACTTCCATTTATAATCCCTCTCTACCCCCGACTTGCACCCCTAGTTGACACACTTAATTTCCCTATTGCTTTCACACTTAAGTTCGATTATTTACATAATTTGAATCCGTTTTCGGCACCGTCCCTAACGTATTTCCTGGCTCAATCGCGAAACGTCCTCCTCATGGTCACCCTGCTTTTGTCCTTTCATCGGCTTAAGGGCTGCCGCTCGTCAAAAGGGTCCATCAGGACCCCCCG
Above is a window of Methanopyrus sp. SNP6 DNA encoding:
- a CDS encoding DUF2124 family protein translates to MPEKGLKPLLTGFREAVLDLTDGEGVLVYSGCAGTCTPFAELLAFTLRETDLEQYYSIDLRREYLRMELRDHGYTVTDEREELESADVVVLLGGLAMPISDATPNDAREFIEELGNPPVVGVCFMNMFERAGWTDELDFHTIIDGYLEVAVK
- a CDS encoding FkbM family methyltransferase, which codes for MIGKEPVPLGVGDYLLYFRPWALGDADAVSDVLYRELYPHEWLEGSREVVDVGAHVGAFTVLAAAHGASEILAIEPHPDNAELLRRNVEENDLNVEVVEAAAYDREDVVKMYLSPSTVAYSVELVRSRETIDVETVVIDDLGVSPDLIKIDAEGAEERVLRGSERTLEEHAPVLLISAYHYPGQEEDVRRWLEDRNYRVEVIVRETSPYRSPALRVPVIVGEPRA
- a CDS encoding DUF367 family protein, encoding MVLHTRDCDPKACTALRAHRMGLVELVRRPSDVPTGAVVLDPTVGKALSREDRDAVLGSGLVAVDCSWEHVHRYFGPLRRRCRRRILPYLIAANPVNYGKPCKLSTVEALAAALYILGFRREAERFISRFKWGPAFLELNRERLEAYRQAETSAEIVRAQEEFLPDGP
- a CDS encoding 50S ribosomal protein L40e codes for the protein MAKFPEAEARIFNKLICMKCNARNPPDATKCRKCGYKGLRPKAREPRGG
- a CDS encoding geranylgeranylglyceryl/heptaprenylglyceryl phosphate synthase, with the translated sequence MGVFGYLRERAPCHLTLLDPVDVGPEDVPEVLEPLVEAGTDAVMVGGSTAHTSQVEAVVEAIRKVADVPVILFPNGPEGLAPNADAVLFMSLLNSRSTYYLIEAQVKGAPLVERFGLESIPTGYLIVGEWGTTVSVVGDARVIPFDRTEIIVAHALAAKHLGMKAVYLEAGSGAPEPVPPEVVRRVSGTGVFTIVGGGIRNPETALEIVEAGADAVVTGTAVERDPDLASEIVEAVKRGA